The Sandaracinaceae bacterium genome contains a region encoding:
- a CDS encoding DUF2288 family protein: MWESGSRAWPAVSGYVAPIDDLRQKLEAEILPASWATLTPHAERNALFLVTGETPLADVAVALARDDSAAVEGWVAGGSLRRPTLEELEAWKTSPITFYAVIVAPFVLCKPVDA, from the coding sequence GTGTGGGAGAGCGGGTCCCGTGCGTGGCCCGCCGTCTCGGGCTATGTCGCGCCCATCGACGATCTGAGACAGAAGCTCGAGGCGGAGATCCTGCCCGCCTCGTGGGCCACGCTCACGCCGCACGCGGAGCGGAACGCGCTCTTCCTCGTCACCGGAGAGACGCCGCTGGCCGACGTCGCCGTCGCGCTCGCTCGGGACGACTCCGCCGCGGTCGAGGGCTGGGTCGCCGGCGGCAGCCTCCGCCGCCCCACGCTCGAGGAGCTGGAGGCGTGGAAGACGTCGCCCATCACCTTCTACGCCGTGATCGTCGCGCCGTTCGTGCTCTGCAAGCCCGTCGACGCCTGA